The window CCCTTGTGGTTTGCGCAACGAATGCAGGGTATCGCGCTGGTGCCGGAACCGCTGTGGTGGCTTCTGGGGGTCATTGTCTCTTTCTACTTCGGTGCGCGCCATCAGGTGAAATCCCAGGACTTCCAGAGAAGCATCGTCAACACGATCAAGCATGTCCCAAAGGTGGTCGAAAACATCGAGATAATCGAAAAGCTGAGGGCTGATTCTGTGGGAGTGGCGGACGCAGGATCTGACGCGCGACTTGCTGCGCAGGCACTTCTGAGCGATGACAACGCAGCTTTGCGCGAATGGCGCGCGGCGCGGTAAACACCTGCGGCTCTTTGACCTTCCGATTGTGATTGGATCGACAGCTTTCAGAGCGTATATTGCGCGCATGATTACAGAACTCGGACAT is drawn from Sulfitobacter sp. S223 and contains these coding sequences:
- a CDS encoding holin family protein, yielding MGMIDRLFGIVFGDNRNVVRETVEVFRENAETAAARGAVVQGQAMDQYGQEFRASAKGGFDRFMDGVNRLPRPALALGTLGLFVSAMVAPLWFAQRMQGIALVPEPLWWLLGVIVSFYFGARHQVKSQDFQRSIVNTIKHVPKVVENIEIIEKLRADSVGVADAGSDARLAAQALLSDDNAALREWRAAR